The window atcatgtcatgaaaaatcGCCATCATGCATCGTTGGAAAGTCGCTGGTGCATTACATAGACTGAATGGCATtcgtttatatgcaaatgtcccataaggacaagtaaaagtggttttctcctgatcttcaggGTCCATGGGAATTTGCATATAACCAGAATAACCATCCAGAAAACAATAGAAAGAATGGCCAGCCAACctttccaacatttgatcaataaatgggaggggaaaatgatctttacggGTGGCGTCGTTAAGTTTTCTATAGTCGATGCAAGCACGCCACCCCGTAACAGTTCTCGTgggaattaattcattattatcatttttcaCAACAGTGATCCCACCTTTCTTTGGAACGACTTGGACTGGACTGACCCACCTACTGTCAGAAATCGGGTAAATAATACCTGCGTCCAGTAGCTTTATCACCTCTTTCTTCACCACTTCTTGCATAGCTGGGTTCAGACGCCTTTGAGGTTGGGTAGATGTCTTGTGATCAgcctccatcagaattttgtgcatgcacatgGAAGAGCTGATCCCCTTAATGTCTGCAATGCTCCAACCTATGGCTTTGATGTTATCCCTCAAGACTCGCAGCAGCTTCTCTTCCTCCATACTTGTCAAAGTAGATGAAACAATTACTGGCAGTTTATCATTATCAAGCAAAAATAGATACTTTAAGTGCGAAGGAAGAGGTTTCATCTCTAAGATCGGGGCTTCTTCGATAGATGACTTTAAAGGTCTTGGAATATGCCCAAGCTCCCCAATCCTAGAGTTTACCGTCTTCGAGATTGGTCTGCCTGCTTCCAGGTACTGCGTATATTCCTTAACATCCTCATTTTCCAACTCTCCTGGACATGAATTTGTCAAGCAAATTCCTAAAGGATCTTCACCCATCAATTCCTACAAACCACACTCAACAAGTTCGTcagtagcatcaattctaaaacagtcAGATGTATCATTAGGATATTTGATGGACTGAAAAACATTAAACACCACACTCTCATCATTCAATCTCAACACCAATTCACCTTTCTGTACGTCTATAAGAGCTTTCCCAGTGGCTAAAAACGGTCTTCCTAAAATAAGAGGAATCTCACGatcctcttccatatctaaCACCACAAAATCCACTGGGAAAATAAATTTGTCAACCTTCACTAAGACGTCCTCTACAATTCCCCTAGGGTATTTAATAGATCTATCAGCCAATTGAAGGGAAATTGTAGTCGGTTTCACTTCGCCTATTTTCAGCTTCTCAAAACATGAATATGGCATCAAGTTAATGCTTGCACCTAAGTCACACAAAGCCTTATTAAAATTCGAAGTTCCAATAGTACAAGGGATGctacctggatccttaagcttCGGAGGgagtttattttgtaaaattgcaGAACATTCCTCCGAAAGCTTAATTGTCTCAAAGTCGACCAATTTCCTTTTGTTTGATAAAATTTCCTTaagaaatttagcatacaagggcatttgagctaaagcctctgcaaatgggatatttatgtgcaaatttttgaaaatctcaagaaattttgaaaattgagtgTCCAATTGCAGTTGCTTAGCTCTTTGGGGAAAAGGGAGTGAATTTATATCAATATGAGAGTTCGAGTTTAGAGACTTACCTTTCTCCCTTGCGTCGTTGGATCCTTGATTTAATGGCCTCGTCTCCTTCACATCACTTTCGACATCGATCACTTCCTGCTTTATGGGAGACGTCACCGTGACTGCATTGACACCTTTTGGATTCTTTTCCGTGTCACTAGGTAGTGTACCCGGAGCTCGTGTAGCCATTTGTGTCGCTAACTGCCCTAGTTGCGTCTCCACTCTTTGCATCATGGCATCATGGTTTTGCCATCTCATTTCATTTCCAGCAATGTATTTGGCAAGCATGTCTTCAAGGTTCGACTTACTATCCTGCGGCTTGAAACCGTGTGGCATAGAAGGTCCAGCACCTTGTGGAGGTTTAGGTGGTTGTTGAGGAGGCCTTTGCTGTGTAGGATGCTGTGGCGGATTAAACTGTAGTGGCTCAACAGCAGTCTCAGGTTGCCTCCATCCAAAATTCGGATGATTCCTCCAGCCCGGATTATATGAGAAACTGTATGGGTTGTACTGTGGACGGCCTTGGTTTCCCACATAATTAACTGAGTCTCATCCAAAACACGGTATCCCATCATAAGAAATATCCGGAATAAACGGCACATCATTAGATGATCCCCCGACCATCTCAACATTCTCTTGAATTTGATGTACTGGTTTGACTGGCATTGACTTCTGTGTTTGTAACTGTGCCATCTGATGTGTCAATCCATCAAGTTTCGCTGTAATCGCTGTCAGAGCATCCATTTCCAAGAATCCGACTTTCTTTTCCCTGCGGTTTTCTTGCCAACCCACATTGCTCTCGGCCATATTGGATATGATTTCAAGTGCTGCAGTCGGCGTTTTTCGATATAGGATCCCATTTGCTGCCGCATCGAGCATAGATCTCACAGAAGGATCCACCCCATAATAGAATGTCTCCACCTGCTGGCCAATTGAAAAACCATGTCTCGGGCACATCCTCAACATCTTCTTAAATCGTGCCCATGCTGAATTCAGTGGTTCCCCATCTCTCTGCCTAAAGGATGTGATCTCATTCCGCAATTGTGTAATTTTAGTTGGGGGAAAGTACCTGTGCAAGAATACCTCaaccaatccatcccaagtaGTGATGGAACCAGCTGGCAGATCACGAAGCCATTCCATAGCGTCTCCTTGCAGGGAGAATGGAAATAATCTGAGTCGAATGGCGTCGGTACTCACCCCATTGCACTTAATCGTATCACAAATCAACAAAAAATTCTCCAGATGTGCATTCGGATCTTCAGAAGGTGCTCCTCCAAATTTGACTTGAAGTTGGATCATCTGGATGACGCCTGGCTTAAGTTCGAATGTATTCGCCTGGATTGTAGGGCGGATGATACTAGAACCATACCCTCCAAATGCTGGCCTATGAAGCTCCATCAGAGTGCGATTATCCTCTTCCCCGGCCATTTCCTCAACTTCTGGTTTATGGTCCAAATCAGATTCTGCTTC is drawn from Primulina eburnea isolate SZY01 chromosome 10, ASM2296580v1, whole genome shotgun sequence and contains these coding sequences:
- the LOC140842971 gene encoding uncharacterized protein produces the protein MSRAQDVKNLVPLDLEIESTLRSIRRARRNNNLTLEFESEAESDLDHKPEVEEMAGEEDNRTLMELHRPAFGGYGSSIIRPTIQANTFELKPGVIQMIQLQVKFGGAPSEDPNAHLENFLLICDTIKCNGVSTDAIRLRLFPFSLQGDAMEWLRDLPAGSITTWDGLVEVFLHRYFPPTKITQLRNEITSFRQRDGEPLNSAWARFKKMLRMCPRHGFSIGQQVETFYYGVDPSVRSMLDAAANGILYRKTPTAALEIISNMAESNVGWQENRREKKVGFLEMDALTAITAKLDGLTHQMAQLQTQKSMPVKPVHQIQENVEMVGGSSNDVPFIPDISYDGIPNHPNFGWRQPETAVEPLQFNPPQHPTQQRPPQQPPKPPQGAGPSMPHGFKPQDSKSNLEDMLAKYIAGNEMRWQNHDAMMQRVETQLGQLATQMATRAPGTLPSDTEKNPKGVNAVTVTSPIKQEVIDVESDVKETRPLNQGSNDAREKGASINLMPYSCFEKLKIGEVKPTTISLQLADRSIKYPRGIVEDVLVKVDKFIFPVDFVVLDMEEDREIPLILGRPFLATGKALIDVQKGELVLRLNDESVVFNVFQSIKYPNDTSDCFRIDATDELVECGL